In Primulina huaijiensis isolate GDHJ02 chromosome 4, ASM1229523v2, whole genome shotgun sequence, a genomic segment contains:
- the LOC140975386 gene encoding polygalacturonase-1 non-catalytic subunit beta-like, producing MHSRFFPILLLLFSSTIFYVGFAGAGDVSRDNPFTPKGYLIRYWKKEISTDVPMPVFLLDKASPLTAVEFAGFSKLADQRALSSHLPDFCVKAILLCFSDLSPSLEKHDSNANFAVYLNKNFTNYGNNRLAGVDSFKNYSDGDNLSVDSFRRYSRDSTGHGDKFSSYATEANVVDQSFNTYGTVATGGAGDFSNYNKQVNVPNLRFTSYSDDSNGRKQSFTAYTDETNSGDQKFTSYGKNGNGAANDFTSYGKDSNVLGSTFTNYGESGNAANVTFTSYGTNANVPENTFKNYGIQGNAATESFKNYRDQSNVGDDNFQSYAKNSNAAKVDFENYGKSFNEGTDKFSGYGNGAVGQEVDFKIYGVNNTFKDYAKKGVTFTGLPNVSSAAGASLSATGEKVSKWVVEPGKFFREKMLKSGTVIPMPDIRDKMPKRSFLPRVIVSKLPFSTSKVDELKKIFHAEDDNSTMSKMLTDSLSECERPPSPGETKRCVTSIEDMIDFATSMLGRNIVVRTTENTKGSKGDIIIGKVKGINSGKVTKSVSCHQSLFPYSLYYCHSVPKVRVYEADILDPKSKATINHGVAICHIDTSSWSPGHGAFISLGSGPGKIEVCHWIFENDMTWTVAD from the exons ATGCACTCCAGATTCTTCCCTATCCTTCTCCTTCTCTTCTCCTCCACGATTTTCTAC GTGGGATTCGCCGGTGCCGGAGATGTTTCCAGGGACAACCCGTTTACGCCGAAGGGGTATTTGATCCGTTACTGGAAGAAAGAGATATCCACAGATGTGCCGATGCCGGTTTTCTTGCTCGACAAAGCTTCGCCGTTAACCGCAGTGGAGTTCGCCGGTTTCTCAAAACTCGCCGATCAGCGGGCGTTATCTTCTCATCTTCCCGATTTCTGCGTCAAAGCTATCCTCCTCTGCTTCTCCGATTTATCGCCGAGTCTCGAGAAGCACGACAGCAATGCGAATTTCGCCGTGTACCTAAACAAAAACTTCACCAACTATGGAAATAACCGGCTCGCGGGGGTTGATTCTTTCAAGAACTATTCCGACGGGGACAATCTCTCGGTGGACTCGTTCCGCCGCTACAGCCGTGACTCCACCGGTCATGGAGATAAATTCTCCAGCTACGCCACGGAGGCCAATGTGGTTGACCAGAGCTTCAATACCTACGGCACCGTTGCAACCGGCGGAGCAGGGGATTTCAGCAACTACAACAAACAGGTTAACGTGCCAAATCTCCGCTTCACTTCGTATTCGGACGATAGCAATGGCCGGAAACAATCCTTTACTGCATACACCGATGAAACCAATTCCGGCGACCAGAAGTTCACCAGCTACGGCAAAAACGGTAACGGCGCAGCGAACGATTTCACTAGCTACGGCAAGGATTCGAATGTGTTGGGCTCGACTTTCACCAATTACGGCGAGAGTGGGAATGCTGCAAATGTTACATTCACTTCATATGGGACAAATGCCAATGTCCCTGAAAATACTTTCAAGAATTACGGCATTCAAGGGAATGCAGCCACTGAAAGTTTCAAGAATTACAGGGACCAATCCAATGTGGGAGACGACAATTTCCAATCATACGCTAAGAATTCCAATGCTGCGAAGGTAGACTTTGAGAACTACGGGAAATCTTTCAACGAGGGGACAGATAAATTCAGTGGCTATGGCAATGGTGCCGTAGGTCAAGAAGTTGATTTCAAGATTTATGGAGTGAACAACACTTTCAAGGATTATGCCAAAAAGGGTGTCACATTTACAGGGTTGCCCAATGTAAGCTCGGCCGCGGGTGCCTCTTTGTCAGCCACAGGCGAAAAGGTTAGCAAATGGGTGGTGGAGCCAGGCAAATTCTTCCGGGAGAAGATGTTGAAAAGTGGTACTGTCATCCCTATGCCTGATATCCGTGACAAAATGCCTAAAAGGTCGTTTTTACCGCGAGTGATCGTGTCGAAATTACCCTTTTCCACGTCCAAAGTGGACGAATTGAAGAAGATTTTCCACGCAGAGGACGACAATTCTACCATGTCAAAAATGTTGACTGATTCATTAAGCGAGTGTGAGAGACCACCTAGCCCGGGTGAGACCAAGCGTTGTGTGACCTCGATCGAAGATATGATCGACTTCGCGACATCCATGCTGGGACGTAACATTGTGGTTCGTACCACAGAGAACACAAAAGGGTCGAAAGGCGACATCATCATCGGGAAAGTTAAGGGAATCAACTCTGGGAAAGTCACTAAATCGGTGTCTTGTCACCAGAGCTTGTTCCCCTACTCGCTCTACTATTGTCACTCGGTTCCAAAAGTTCGAGTCTACGAAGCCGATATCCTCGACCCCAAGTCGAAGGCAACCATAAACCACGGTGTCGCCATATGTCATATCGATACATCTTCGTGGAGCCCTGGCCATGGAGCCTTCATTTCTTTAGGTTCAGGTCCAGGAAAGATCGAGGTTTGCCACTGGATCTTTGAGAATGACATGACTTGGACAGTTGCAGATTGA